From Geoalkalibacter sp., the proteins below share one genomic window:
- a CDS encoding AbrB/MazE/SpoVT family DNA-binding domain-containing protein, with amino-acid sequence MEIVRLSSKGQFVLPKSIRDRHHWEAGTEFIIIERGSELIIKPARVFPPSELEAADAPSVYQGKTLSLEDMDQAVYDEAGKHR; translated from the coding sequence GTGGAAATCGTCAGACTTTCAAGCAAAGGGCAATTCGTTCTGCCCAAATCCATCCGCGACCGACACCACTGGGAAGCAGGCACGGAATTCATCATTATTGAGCGGGGTTCCGAACTGATCATCAAACCTGCTCGTGTTTTTCCGCCATCCGAGCTTGAAGCAGCGGATGCCCCGTCTGTTTATCAGGGAAAAACCCTTTCGCTCGAAGACATGGATCAGGCCGTTTACGACGAAGCGGGGAAACATCGATGA
- a CDS encoding type II toxin-antitoxin system VapC family toxin: protein MIAVDTNVLVRYAIKDEPRQTVLATQFLAEHRCFVLKSVLLECAWVLASPTGYNLPRKIVHERLLHILGLPNIEMEDAVHVAQALAWYADGMDFADALHLCGAANLEGMATFDRKFSTAAKQLENAAPAILIR from the coding sequence ATGATCGCTGTCGACACCAATGTCCTGGTGCGTTATGCCATCAAGGATGAACCCCGGCAGACGGTCCTTGCCACCCAATTTCTTGCCGAACACCGCTGTTTTGTTCTCAAAAGCGTGTTGCTCGAATGCGCTTGGGTACTCGCTTCTCCAACGGGATACAATCTACCTCGCAAGATAGTGCATGAACGCCTGCTCCACATTCTGGGCCTTCCCAACATCGAAATGGAAGACGCCGTCCATGTGGCCCAAGCCCTTGCCTGGTATGCCGATGGGATGGATTTTGCCGATGCGCTGCATCTTTGCGGTGCAGCCAACCTTGAGGGGATGGCCACCTTCGATCGGAAATTTTCCACGGCGGCCAAACAACTTGAGAATGCCGCACCGGCCATTCTCATTCGGTAG
- a CDS encoding cytochrome c3 family protein, whose protein sequence is MKRTLSGICIMLACLLWLSGCSSEEKKPAQVAEPPKPAVEEKVAAAVEETKEAAKEAGATVAEATKEAVEEVKEAAAEAKEATEEKVSQAVDAVQEKAREVVEETKEVATEAKEKVQQAADTVAQKAAEAVAPAAGTAPLVVVYEARNGKVTFDHAVHAKAADCAACHAVMPPAKIELDKDSAHQLCTGCHKEMGVPSSCTDCHKK, encoded by the coding sequence ATGAAACGCACGTTGTCTGGAATCTGCATCATGCTGGCGTGTCTGCTGTGGCTGAGTGGTTGTTCCTCGGAAGAGAAAAAGCCGGCGCAAGTCGCCGAGCCGCCCAAGCCTGCGGTCGAGGAGAAGGTCGCCGCCGCTGTCGAAGAGACCAAGGAGGCCGCCAAGGAAGCCGGCGCGACGGTGGCGGAGGCGACCAAGGAGGCCGTTGAGGAGGTGAAGGAGGCGGCCGCCGAGGCCAAGGAAGCGACGGAGGAGAAGGTGAGCCAGGCGGTTGACGCCGTTCAGGAGAAGGCTCGGGAAGTGGTCGAGGAAACCAAGGAAGTCGCGACCGAGGCAAAGGAGAAAGTTCAGCAGGCCGCCGACACCGTGGCGCAAAAAGCCGCAGAGGCGGTGGCCCCGGCTGCCGGGACCGCGCCGCTGGTCGTGGTGTACGAGGCGCGCAACGGCAAGGTGACCTTCGATCATGCCGTGCATGCCAAGGCGGCGGATTGTGCCGCCTGCCATGCGGTCATGCCGCCCGCGAAAATCGAGTTGGACAAGGATTCGGCCCATCAGCTGTGCACCGGTTGCCACAAGGAAATGGGCGTGCCCAGTTCCTGCACCGATTGCCACAAGAAATAG
- the relB gene encoding type II toxin-antitoxin system RelB family antitoxin translates to MLAIRLEKELEQELDLLAKSRNSSRSAVVREAIVRYLEDNEDLELARRALTEGGPRKSLNELRQELGLDD, encoded by the coding sequence ATGTTGGCAATTCGGCTGGAAAAAGAGCTAGAGCAGGAACTGGATTTGCTGGCCAAATCTAGAAACAGTAGTCGCAGCGCCGTCGTTAGGGAGGCCATCGTGCGCTATCTGGAAGACAATGAGGACCTTGAGTTGGCTCGTCGAGCGCTCACCGAAGGCGGTCCGAGAAAATCCCTTAATGAACTGAGGCAAGAGCTTGGCCTGGACGATTGA
- a CDS encoding type II toxin-antitoxin system RelE family toxin: MAWTIEFGAFAEKQLLILDRPAQKRLLDWLSDRIDGCKNPRHFGEPLRGDLSGLWRYRVGDYRIICEIQDEKLVVLALAIGHRRDIYSR, from the coding sequence TTGGCCTGGACGATTGAATTTGGCGCGTTCGCGGAGAAACAACTTCTGATACTGGATCGTCCTGCGCAGAAACGCCTGTTGGATTGGCTGAGCGACCGCATCGATGGCTGCAAAAATCCCCGACATTTCGGTGAGCCGCTTCGTGGCGATTTATCAGGGCTTTGGCGCTATCGGGTAGGCGATTACAGAATCATCTGCGAGATTCAGGATGAGAAGTTAGTCGTCCTCGCCTTGGCCATTGGTCATCGGCGCGATATTTATTCACGTTGA
- a CDS encoding HigA family addiction module antitoxin, giving the protein MMTNSMRPIHPGEILREEMEELNLSARQLAAALHVPANRVTGILNEQRAITADTALRLARYFGTTPEFWMNLQAAYELRRTRFERGEQISKEVQPHAA; this is encoded by the coding sequence CTGATGACCAACAGCATGCGCCCGATTCACCCTGGGGAAATTCTGCGCGAGGAAATGGAGGAGCTGAACCTCTCTGCTCGTCAATTGGCGGCGGCTCTTCATGTACCGGCCAATCGGGTGACGGGCATTCTCAATGAGCAGCGCGCGATTACCGCGGATACGGCCCTGCGCCTGGCCCGGTATTTTGGCACGACGCCGGAGTTCTGGATGAATCTCCAGGCCGCCTACGAGCTTCGGCGTACCCGTTTCGAGCGTGGCGAACAGATCAGCAAAGAGGTTCAGCCGCATGCGGCGTGA
- a CDS encoding type II toxin-antitoxin system HicB family antitoxin, translated as MSKPLTYRGYAAHIEFDAEDRLFVGRVAGIVDIVTFHGESVGELEQAFHEAVDGYLSLSEKLGRPPQKPCSGRLMLRIPPEVHARALMMAEAHGKSLNQWAADVLAKAE; from the coding sequence ATGAGCAAGCCATTGACCTATCGCGGCTATGCGGCGCATATCGAATTTGACGCAGAAGATCGTCTATTTGTCGGCCGTGTCGCCGGTATCGTCGACATCGTCACCTTTCACGGTGAATCCGTCGGCGAACTCGAACAAGCTTTCCATGAAGCCGTGGATGGGTATCTCTCCCTGTCCGAAAAGCTCGGCCGCCCACCACAGAAACCCTGCTCGGGAAGGCTGATGCTGCGCATTCCACCGGAAGTTCATGCACGGGCTTTGATGATGGCCGAGGCGCACGGAAAAAGCCTCAACCAATGGGCGGCGGACGTCCTTGCAAAGGCGGAATGA
- a CDS encoding type II toxin-antitoxin system RelE/ParE family toxin: MIRSFRDKDTEALYLGRRVRRFEGFVAQAERRLQTLDSATCLEDLAALPSNRLEALGGDRKGQFSIRINRQWRVCFEWRDDGPYNVEIIDYH, from the coding sequence ATGATCCGCAGTTTTCGGGATAAGGACACTGAAGCGCTCTATTTGGGACGTCGCGTGCGTCGATTCGAGGGTTTCGTCGCCCAAGCTGAGCGTCGTTTGCAAACCCTCGATAGCGCAACCTGTCTTGAGGATCTGGCTGCCCTGCCCAGCAATCGACTCGAGGCCTTAGGTGGTGACCGTAAGGGACAATTCAGCATTCGCATTAACAGGCAGTGGCGGGTCTGTTTTGAATGGCGTGACGACGGTCCCTACAACGTGGAAATCATCGACTATCACTGA
- a CDS encoding transposase, whose product MSLSDTPWYHVVSRCVRRAYLCGEDFSSGKNYEHRRGWIEGRIRELSSIFAIDVAAYAVMSNHYHIVVRIDAERAAGWGDDEVLARWTRLFTGPVPVRKYLGSERDDLNPSDLANIAALADTYRKRLYDLSWFMRVLNETIARMANAEDGVTGRFWEGRFKSQALLDDQALLTAMAYVDLNPIRAGLAETPEQSEHTSVRRRIVDLSAKSTENESSAAKNNTAPVKRVRKVAAQLRRQEAEQLRPEDELQGLATAPLLGFSSSTREAGAIPFTLPDYLELVDVLGRVVHPAKRGFIPATTPAILSRLEIDLDTFVTSADQFLKGFGSAVGAPQRLADLARNRQCRYLRGMGKARSVFGGATKTIGHPHSY is encoded by the coding sequence GTGAGTCTCTCCGACACGCCCTGGTATCACGTGGTTTCGCGCTGCGTGCGTCGGGCGTATCTGTGTGGCGAGGATTTTTCCTCGGGGAAGAACTATGAGCATCGGCGTGGCTGGATCGAGGGTCGCATCCGCGAACTGTCTTCGATTTTTGCCATCGATGTGGCCGCTTACGCCGTCATGAGCAACCATTACCACATCGTGGTGCGCATCGATGCCGAGCGCGCGGCGGGGTGGGGCGATGACGAGGTGCTGGCGCGCTGGACCCGGCTCTTTACCGGCCCTGTGCCGGTGCGCAAATACCTGGGATCGGAGCGCGACGATCTCAATCCGTCCGATCTGGCGAATATCGCCGCGTTGGCCGATACCTATCGCAAGCGTCTGTATGATCTGTCCTGGTTTATGCGCGTGCTCAATGAAACCATCGCCCGCATGGCCAATGCCGAGGACGGCGTTACCGGCCGTTTCTGGGAAGGGCGCTTCAAGAGCCAGGCGCTGCTGGATGATCAGGCGTTGCTGACCGCCATGGCGTATGTCGATCTCAATCCGATTCGCGCAGGCCTTGCGGAAACCCCTGAGCAGAGCGAGCATACCTCGGTGCGCCGGCGCATTGTCGATCTGTCGGCCAAATCCACGGAAAACGAATCCTCCGCCGCGAAAAATAACACGGCGCCCGTAAAGCGCGTGCGCAAGGTCGCCGCCCAACTGCGTCGCCAGGAGGCGGAGCAGCTGCGCCCGGAAGATGAGCTGCAAGGGCTTGCGACCGCGCCGCTGCTGGGTTTTTCATCCTCCACGCGTGAGGCCGGCGCCATTCCTTTCACTCTGCCCGACTATCTGGAGTTGGTCGATGTGCTCGGGCGTGTCGTCCATCCCGCCAAACGCGGCTTTATCCCCGCAACCACCCCCGCCATCCTGTCTCGCCTGGAGATCGACCTCGATACCTTTGTCACAAGTGCCGATCAGTTCCTGAAGGGCTTCGGCAGCGCCGTCGGTGCGCCGCAGCGCCTGGCCGACCTGGCCCGAAACCGCCAGTGCCGTTATCTGCGCGGAATGGGCAAGGCGCGTTCGGTGTTCGGTGGCGCCACCAAAACTATAGGACACCCACATAGCTATTGA
- a CDS encoding transposase, giving the protein MTMPRTSLVSLSDTPWYHVVSRCVRRAYLCGEDFSSGQNFEHRRGWIEGRIRELSSIFAIDVAAYAVMSNHYHIVVRIDAERAAGWGDDEVLARWTRLFTGPVPVRKYLGSERDDLNPSDLANIAAMADTYRKRLYDLSWFMRVLNETIARMANAEDGVTGRFWEGRFKSQALLDDQAVLTAMAYVDLNPIRAGLAETPEQSAHTSVRRRIVDLSAKSTENASSSAQNNTAPVKRVRKVAAQLRRQEAEQLRPEDELQGLAAAPLLGFSSSTREAGAIPFTLPDYLELVDVLGRVVHPAKRGFIPATTPAILSRLDIDLDTFVTSADQFLKGFGSAVGAPQRLADLARNRQCRYLRGMGRARSVFGGAA; this is encoded by the coding sequence ATGACCATGCCTCGAACAAGTCTTGTGAGTCTCTCCGACACGCCCTGGTATCACGTCGTTTCGCGCTGCGTGCGCCGTGCGTATCTGTGCGGCGAGGATTTTTCCTCAGGGCAGAACTTTGAGCATCGGCGTGGCTGGATCGAGGGTCGCATCCGCGAACTGTCCTCGATTTTTGCCATCGATGTGGCCGCTTACGCCGTCATGAGCAACCATTACCACATCGTGGTGCGCATCGATGCCGAGCGCGCGGCGGGGTGGGGCGATGACGAGGTGCTGGCGCGCTGGACCCGGCTCTTTACCGGACCTGTGCCGGTGCGAAAATATCTGGGATCGGAGCGCGACGATCTCAATCCGTCCGATCTGGCGAATATCGCCGCGATGGCCGATACCTATCGCAAGCGTCTGTATGATCTGTCCTGGTTTATGCGCGTGCTCAATGAAACCATCGCCCGCATGGCCAATGCCGAGGACGGCGTCACCGGCCGTTTCTGGGAAGGGCGCTTCAAGAGCCAGGCGCTGCTGGATGATCAGGCGGTGCTGACCGCCATGGCGTATGTCGATCTCAATCCGATTCGCGCAGGCCTTGCGGAAACCCCTGAGCAGAGCGCGCATACCTCGGTGCGCCGACGCATCGTCGATCTGTCGGCCAAATCCACGGAAAACGCATCCTCCTCCGCCCAAAATAACACGGCGCCCGTAAAGCGCGTGCGCAAAGTCGCCGCCCAACTGCGTCGCCAGGAGGCGGAGCAGCTGCGCCCGGAAGATGAACTGCAAGGGCTTGCGGCCGCGCCGCTGCTGGGTTTTTCATCCTCCACCCGTGAGGCCGGTGCCATACCATTTACCCTGCCCGACTATCTGGAACTGGTCGATGTGCTCGGGCGTGTCGTCCACCCCGCTAAGCGCGGCTTTATTCCCGCAACCACCCCCGCCATCTTGTCTCGCCTGGATATCGACCTCGATACCTTTGTCACAAGTGCCGATCAGTTCCTGAAGGGTTTCGGCAGCGCCGTCGGTGCGCCGCAGCGCCTGGCCGACCTGGCCCGAAACCGCCAGTGCCGTTATCTGCGCGGAATGGGCAGGGCGCGTTCGGTGTTCGGTGGCGCCGCTTAG
- a CDS encoding cytochrome C, which produces MTRKLILTLVLLAAGATLAWGMRFDHRAHLEDYVPGTSCDTCHLPDAPSIVPDKKVCLDCHDQDYADMTSLGRIKTHGAVWALNHRSEAKSGAMDCAACHQQSFCLDCHKSGFADEQGDFGNAMINVHKSDFHITHPIAARTNQQLCSSCHEPSFCSDCHNDFRGRIGRPGGASHVKSFGTPFSGDFAAVHGALTPADSNQCFVCHSSGSVAANFHDWSVGHAREARRSLATCQACHPSGDVCLSCHSAKSAGGIGFNPHGKDWNDRKNRLNDASNGKTCRQCH; this is translated from the coding sequence ATGACCCGCAAGCTGATTCTGACCCTGGTGCTGCTCGCGGCCGGCGCAACGCTGGCCTGGGGCATGCGCTTCGATCATCGCGCGCATCTGGAGGACTATGTCCCCGGCACCTCCTGCGACACCTGCCATCTGCCCGATGCGCCAAGCATCGTGCCCGACAAAAAGGTCTGCCTGGACTGCCACGACCAGGACTACGCCGACATGACCAGCCTTGGGCGCATCAAGACCCACGGCGCCGTCTGGGCCCTCAACCACCGCAGCGAAGCCAAAAGCGGCGCCATGGACTGCGCCGCCTGCCATCAGCAGAGCTTCTGCCTCGACTGCCACAAGTCGGGCTTTGCCGATGAGCAGGGCGATTTCGGCAACGCCATGATCAACGTTCATAAAAGCGATTTCCACATCACCCACCCCATCGCCGCGCGCACCAATCAGCAATTGTGCTCAAGTTGCCACGAGCCCAGTTTCTGCAGCGACTGCCACAACGATTTCCGTGGCCGTATTGGTCGCCCCGGCGGGGCATCCCATGTAAAAAGCTTTGGGACGCCCTTTTCGGGCGATTTTGCGGCCGTGCATGGGGCGCTGACCCCGGCAGACAGCAACCAATGTTTTGTCTGTCACAGCTCCGGATCCGTGGCCGCGAATTTCCATGATTGGTCGGTGGGTCATGCCCGTGAGGCGCGCCGCAGCCTCGCCACCTGCCAGGCCTGCCACCCAAGTGGTGACGTCTGTTTGAGTTGCCATAGCGCGAAGAGTGCCGGGGGAATTGGCTTTAACCCCCACGGCAAGGACTGGAACGACCGTAAAAACCGTTTGAACGATGCCAGCAACGGCAAAACCTGTAGACAATGCCATTAA